The following DNA comes from Bradyrhizobium sp. SK17.
GGTCGAGGTCGGAAAGGCGGACATGGGCGCATCCTGTTGCCGGTCGCGGTCGGCAATTTGCCTATCACGGCGCAAGCCGCTGCCCTATCCCTCCGCCGGCGTTTCGCCGAACACCTCGGCTGCGATCTTGCTGGTCTCGATGGCAGCCGGAATGCCGCAATACATCGCGACCAGCAGCAGCACGTCCTGCACCTGCGCGGCGGTGCAGCCATTGGCCAGTGCGCCCTTGGCGTGAACGCGGAATTCGGTGGGCTTGCTGCTCGCCGCGGTGATGCCGAGCATCACCAGGCTGCGGATCTGGTCGGACAGGCCGCTGCGCTCCCAGACGTCGCCATAGACGTAGGCATTGATGATGTTTTGCAGCGGGGTGCCGAATTCGCCGGCGGCCGCCATCCGCTTGGCGACATCGACCTCGCCGAACATCTTCTGGCGCCGCCGCAGCCCGCGCGCATGCAGATCGCTGATGTCGACCATCGTCGTCCGGCTCCCGTGTTCTGGCTATTTATACGGATAAATATGTCGTACAACAATATTCCTATAAGCCTTTCTCTTGCATTCCTGATAAATTTGTCCGTATAAATTCTTCAAAACAGCCAGGAGGGGACCGGGATGAAGTTACGGCTGGGGCTGCTCGCCGTCCTGCTCGCTGCGCTTCCGGTTCTGCCGGCAGCCGCGGCGGACGACTTCCCGCAGCGGCCGATCCGGATCATCGTGCCGTTCCCGCCCGGCGCCGGACCCGACAATGTCGCGCGCCTGGTCGGCCAGCATCTACAGGACGCGTTCGGCCAGACCGTGCTGATCGAGAACCGCGCCGGCGCGCTCGGCAGCATCGGTGCCCAGGAAGTCGCCCGCAGCGCACCGGACGGCTACACGCTGCTGATGGGCACCAACACCACCCAAGCCAGCAATGTCGCGACGCTCAAAAGCCTACCCTACGACCCGGTGAAGGATTTCGCGCCGGTCATCCGCACCACCACGACGGCGATGGTGCTGCTGGTCAACCCGAAGCTCGCAGCCAAGGACCTGCCGCAGTTCCTCAGCTACGCCAAGGCCAACCCCAACCTGACCGCGGGCTACGGCTCCGGCGCATCGCAGATCTCGATCGCGCAGTTGCAGTCGCGCGGCGGCCTGTCGCTGATCGCCGCCTCCTATCGCGGCGTGCCGCAGGCGATGACCGATGTGATGGCGGGCGTGATCGACCTGACCTTCGGCGATTTCTCGGTCGCGATCCCGCAGATGCAGGGCGGCACCCTGCGCGGCATCGCGGTGACATCGGCGGCCCGCAACGAGCTGACGCCCGGCCTGCCCGCGCTGTCGGAAGCGATGCCGGGCTTCGAGGCGACGATCTGGTACGGCCTGTTCGCGCCGGCCGGCACGCCGGAACCGGTGGTCAACAAGATCTATGCCGAATGCGCCAAATACCTCGCGATGCCGGAAACCAGGAAGAAACTCGCCGATGTCGGCGTGATCGTGGCGCCGCTGGCGCCGGCCGAGTTCGCCGCTTTCGTCAAGAGCGAGGTCGTGCGCTGGTCGGCGGAGGTCAAGGCCGCCGGCATCGAGCCGCAATAGCGCGAAGCTACGTCGCATCATGGCGCGCGAGACACCTGTCGGCATGATTGGCCTGGGGCTGATGGGATCAGCGCTCTCGGCACGCCTGATCGATGCCGGCATCGGGGTGATCGGCTTCGACGTCGATGCGGCGAAGACCGATGGGCTGAAGACCAGCGGCGCCGAGTTCGCGGCCTTCGCCGCCGACGTCGCGGCGCGCTGCCGGATCATCGTCATCGCGGTGTATGACGCGGCCCAGGCGATCGGATTGCTGCCCGACCTCGCCAACGCGACGCCGCCGCCACTCGTCATCTGCACCACCACCTGCGCGCCGGACGAGATGGCGACGATCGCCGACTTCGCTGCCCGCTCGCGCCTTGCCCTGATCGAGGCGCCGATCTCGGGCACCAGCGCTGAGGTGCGCGCCGGCACCGCCAGCGCGCTTGTCGCAGGCGATGCGGACATTATCGCAGCCGCCGCAGCGACGCTCGACATCCTCTGCCCGCAGCGGATCAATGTCGGCGCGATCGGCGATGCGAGCCGTACCAAGCTCGCCATCAACCTGATTCTGCAGAACAACCGCGCGGCGCTCGCCGAGGGCCTCGCTTTTGCCGAAAGCCTCGGCCTCGACGGCGCGAGCTTCCTTGCGACGGCGCGACAATCGGCGGCATATTCCAGGGTGATGGACAGCAAGGGACCGAAGATGCTGGCGCGGGATTTCTCGCCGCAATCGCATATCGCGCAGACCTTGAAGGACGCCGAGCTGATCCTGCAGGAGGCCGGCCGGCACGGCCTGCGGTTGCCGCTGACTTCGGCGCAGGCCGAGCTGCTGCGCAAGGCGATTGCGCTCGAGGGCCCGGACTGCGACAGCGCCGCTGTCATCGAGGCGGTACGTGCCGGACAGCACCGGGGTGAGGACCATTCATGATCAATTGTGCGATCGCGGGCCTCGGCCGCTGGGGCCGCGCGCTGGTCGAGGCCGCGCGCAAGGAGCCCCGGCTGAACATCATCCGCGCGGTGGAACCCGACAGCACCGGCGCCGCGAGCTTTTGCAAGGCGCACAATCTGGCGCTCGCGGCAAGCCTGGACGACGTCCTCGCCGATCCCGGCATCGATGCCGTGCTGCTGGCGACGCCGCATTCGCTGCACAAGCGCCAGGTGATCGCGGCGGCCAGTGCGGGCAAGCAGGTGTTTTGCGAGAAACCGCTGGCACTCCGGCGTGACGACGCCGCCGAGATGTTCGCGGCCTGCCGCAGCGCCGGCGTCACTCTCGCGGTCGGGCATAACCGAAGGTTCTGGCCGTCGATGCAGGCACTGCGCGCGATCACAGCCAGCGGCGAGCTCGGCACGATCCTGCATGTCGAGGGCCACAACAGCAACGAGAACTCCCAGGCCGTCACGCAGGGCTGGCGGCTGTCGCCGGAGGAATCCCCGGGCGGCGGACTGACCGGCGCGGGACTGCATGTGCTCGACGGCTTCGTCAGCCTGCTAGGTCCCGCGCGCCGGGTCTACGCCCGGCTGAATGAACGTGAGGCCGGACCGCCACCGCTCGATACTGCAACTTTGGCGATTGAATTTGTGAATGGCGTCAGCGCAACCCTTGCGACAATCCGCGCAACACCGTTCTATTGGCGCGTGCATGTGTTCGGAACGAGGGGATCTGCCGAAGTGCTCGACGAGGTGACGATGGTGCTGCGGAGATCCGGCGAAGCACCCGCGACGACACGCTATCCCGCAGTCGACACGCTTGCCGCGGAACTCGTGGCCTTCGCCGACGCGGTCGAACGCAAGCAACCGTTCCCGGTCCCGGAAGCCGACGTGCTGGCGACGCTCGCCGCGTTCGAGGCCGCGCTGCAATCGATGCAGACGGGACATCCGGTCGCCTGCCATATGGCATACCAGTGAACCGCCATGTCTGAACAACCGGACCGAGCGAGATCGTCCCGCTACCGCGACATCGCCACCGGACTGCAACGGGAGATTCGTCTCGGCACCTACGCCGTCGGCAATCTGCTGCCGACCGAAACCGAGCTGATGGCGAGCTACCAGGCCAGCCGCCAGACCGTGCGCGAGGCGCTGCGCATCCTGATCGACCAGGGCCTGATCGTGCGCCGCGCCGGGCTCGGCTCAGTGGTGATCGCTTCCGAGCCGCCGGTGCTGTTCACTCACAGCGTCAAATCGCTCGGCGAGTGGCTGCGCTATTCCAACGAAACCTACCGCGATGTGGTCGGCAGCAGTGACATCGTTGCCGACCGCAAGCTTGCCGCGCTCTTGAAATGCGAGCCCGGCAAGAGCTGGTTCCTGATCGAGGCGGTGCGTCGCTCCGACCAGTTCGCCGCGCCGCTCGGCTGGACCGAGATCTACGTGCTGCGCCGGTTCGCCGATGTCGTGACCCGCAGCGACCACGGCCGCACCCCGGTGCATGAGCAGATCGCCAAGATGTACGGCCAGGTCACCGAGCGCGCGCAGATGGAGATCTTCGTGCGGGGCATGCCGGCGCCGATCGCCAAGGCGCTCGACGTCAAGACCGGATCGCCGGCGCTCACCGTGGTCCGCCGTTACTATGGCCAGCGCGAGGAACTGTTCGAGGTCACCATCACCACGCACCCCGAAGGGCGCTACACCTACACGATGGATATGCAGCGCTCGCTGCGGCCGAAGCTCTAGCCAACGAGCTATCGCGCGAAACGCGCTACCGCACCCGAGCCAGATGCGTGCTGGCAGACGTATGTGCCACCTGCGGGGTGCCGCTCACACCCCAGATCGCGACCGCAATCAGCGCGGCCGCCCAGACATATGGCACAGCATTCGGCTTCTTCATTTCCGAGATCATCCCCAAAGTCTCACGGGAGCACCGACCGACCTCACGACGTCGATCGTCAGCGTGTCATCAGGCACCCGTCCTTCACAACGCTACTAAGGTTAGACCTTGTCGGTTTCAGGACGTCTTCGTCCGAATCTCGAAATGATTTCGTGGGAACCCGGCTCTCTCATCCGAATTGATGAGATCGCGGCTTCGACATCATTCGACACAATACTGGGAGAAATTCGTGGGGAGAATTTTCTGCTCAAATTTGAGTCAGGTGCACAACAAACGTTCTAATCGACCCCCGCTGAATTCTTTTTGATTGTTCGCCCGACCTCGGTCGTGGCATGCCTGTGACAATGTGATGACAAGGGTTTTTCAGTGACTGCCCAACCGGCCAAATCGCAAAATAGCTCCCGTCGCCCTTCCAGGGAAACGCAACAGGAGGTTGCGCGGTCGCTGGAACGGGAACTGAAGCTCTTGACCGAAGAGCGCCAGGAACGCGCACTCCGGCTCGGCCTCGACATCGCAGGCAAGACGCCGAAGGTCGACCAGTAGGTCCGCCGCGCCGCGCGCCCCGGGGCGCGCAATTTCGATCATGTCGCTGATCCGCGCGGCCATCTGCCGATGGCCGGTGCGACCATGGCCATTCGCGTGGACCTGCTCCAGCCACGCGAGCCTGTCCCGCGCTTAGAACTGATAAAGTTACGAGGTGAATTGCGCGGACGAGACATTGCGCTCGTCATGCTGGTTTGGATTCCGCGATCGGGCTCAGGTCGGTTCCGATCTGCTGATGCCGATTGCGCCCAACGCACCTACGTTGAAAATATTCGGCGCATCGCATTGGCTGCGCTGTCCTTTTGCAGGCGAGCGGGCCGGATCTCCTTGCGTCGGACGCATCATCGCGCTTACGAGGCCGTCCCCTTCCCGCGTCCATCATGCAGCGACGCCACCGGACGGCGGCTAGATGAGAGCCGAGCCCGATGATATCTTGATCCGCAAATCGATCAGCGAAATCGGCCGCCGGGAAGCGGCGGGCTTCGCGGAGAACCTGCACTTCATTTGCCTCTCCTGCCGATCTCAGGATGGCAGAGGGCAGCGGATCGTGAAGCGTTTCCGTGGAATCGCATCACGATCTGATCTCTGGTTCGAGCATGAGCTCTGTGCAAGCGCTTGCCGTTTTGTCGCAGGGGAAACCGGTTTCCACTTCTCGGGATCATGCTCTAGTGGCCGCGGACACGCTGCTGCCGATGCGCGGAGACTCGAATGCTTGGCCGTCCCGATGACGAGGAAGCCCTCAGGCTCACACTGGCGTTCTACTGCATCATGGAGCCGGACAAGCGCG
Coding sequences within:
- a CDS encoding Gfo/Idh/MocA family protein, whose product is MINCAIAGLGRWGRALVEAARKEPRLNIIRAVEPDSTGAASFCKAHNLALAASLDDVLADPGIDAVLLATPHSLHKRQVIAAASAGKQVFCEKPLALRRDDAAEMFAACRSAGVTLAVGHNRRFWPSMQALRAITASGELGTILHVEGHNSNENSQAVTQGWRLSPEESPGGGLTGAGLHVLDGFVSLLGPARRVYARLNEREAGPPPLDTATLAIEFVNGVSATLATIRATPFYWRVHVFGTRGSAEVLDEVTMVLRRSGEAPATTRYPAVDTLAAELVAFADAVERKQPFPVPEADVLATLAAFEAALQSMQTGHPVACHMAYQ
- a CDS encoding GntR family transcriptional regulator, producing the protein MSEQPDRARSSRYRDIATGLQREIRLGTYAVGNLLPTETELMASYQASRQTVREALRILIDQGLIVRRAGLGSVVIASEPPVLFTHSVKSLGEWLRYSNETYRDVVGSSDIVADRKLAALLKCEPGKSWFLIEAVRRSDQFAAPLGWTEIYVLRRFADVVTRSDHGRTPVHEQIAKMYGQVTERAQMEIFVRGMPAPIAKALDVKTGSPALTVVRRYYGQREELFEVTITTHPEGRYTYTMDMQRSLRPKL
- a CDS encoding tripartite tricarboxylate transporter substrate binding protein; the protein is MKLRLGLLAVLLAALPVLPAAAADDFPQRPIRIIVPFPPGAGPDNVARLVGQHLQDAFGQTVLIENRAGALGSIGAQEVARSAPDGYTLLMGTNTTQASNVATLKSLPYDPVKDFAPVIRTTTTAMVLLVNPKLAAKDLPQFLSYAKANPNLTAGYGSGASQISIAQLQSRGGLSLIAASYRGVPQAMTDVMAGVIDLTFGDFSVAIPQMQGGTLRGIAVTSAARNELTPGLPALSEAMPGFEATIWYGLFAPAGTPEPVVNKIYAECAKYLAMPETRKKLADVGVIVAPLAPAEFAAFVKSEVVRWSAEVKAAGIEPQ
- a CDS encoding NAD(P)-dependent oxidoreductase yields the protein MARETPVGMIGLGLMGSALSARLIDAGIGVIGFDVDAAKTDGLKTSGAEFAAFAADVAARCRIIVIAVYDAAQAIGLLPDLANATPPPLVICTTTCAPDEMATIADFAARSRLALIEAPISGTSAEVRAGTASALVAGDADIIAAAAATLDILCPQRINVGAIGDASRTKLAINLILQNNRAALAEGLAFAESLGLDGASFLATARQSAAYSRVMDSKGPKMLARDFSPQSHIAQTLKDAELILQEAGRHGLRLPLTSAQAELLRKAIALEGPDCDSAAVIEAVRAGQHRGEDHS
- a CDS encoding carboxymuconolactone decarboxylase family protein; the encoded protein is MVDISDLHARGLRRRQKMFGEVDVAKRMAAAGEFGTPLQNIINAYVYGDVWERSGLSDQIRSLVMLGITAASSKPTEFRVHAKGALANGCTAAQVQDVLLLVAMYCGIPAAIETSKIAAEVFGETPAEG